The Bradysia coprophila strain Holo2 unplaced genomic scaffold, BU_Bcop_v1 contig_151, whole genome shotgun sequence genome contains a region encoding:
- the LOC119074331 gene encoding sodium-dependent phosphate transporter 1-B, which yields MLDPYSTLILWIVIVSFIIAFVLAFGIGANDVANSFGTSVGSGVLTIRQACWLATFCEVAGSVFIGYKVSNTMRKGILEVAVYENSEVELMLGCLSSLASSAVWLLVATFFKLPISGTHSIVGSTIGFSLVARGTQGLHWWTLGKIIGSWFISPVLSGITSVALFACVRRFILNTANPLKAGLFALPIFYGVTLFVNVFSIVHDGPELLYMNNIPTWLAFAASLIVGLVTAILVQLFIVPWQRRKILGQGQAKKPVKFTIEGSSESTPSGSPKSKRRPASLIADGKPLPSITETTELVSFRDTAPPSAYKDKSLTKNLDFCDFSKLSPIPNGNGYKIDPKIIEKAESLLGKTSLDNTDLTITSLNYIDEQQHGITIRGYFDRQQSYRSPSSVGQRDAKMSPNNVNGDVNIPITDLPTLPTQVYIDTKADLCNVNSAGSLDRMISTTLSPNSSKLPLIDAKVQVPSDEPEDVSALFSFLQILTASFGSFAHGGNDVSNAIGPLIAIFMIYVEGSVMQATEPPIWILLFGGVGISLGLWLWGRRVIETVGNDLTKITPSTGFTIEIGAAMTVLLASKIGLPISTTHCKVGSVVFVGYTNAHKNTPEENAAGVPQEKAVDWKLFRNIVYAWVVTVPIAALLSAGFMVILTKLVL from the exons GATAGTTATTGTCAGTTTCATCATCGCATTTGTGTTGGCGTTTGGTATTGG AGCGAATGATGTTGCTAATTCGTTCGGCACAAGTGTTGGATCTGGAGTGTTAACCATAAGACAGGCATGCTGGTTGGCCACTTTTTGCGAAGTTGCTGGTTCGGTGTTCATTGGCTACAAAGTGTCCAATACGATGCGTAAAGGGATCTTAGAAGTGGCCGTTTACGAAAATTCAGAAGTTGAATTGATGCTTGGATGTCTGTCGTCGTTGGCGAGTAGTGCTGTTTGGTTGCTGGTTGCTACTTTCTTTAAGTTACCGATTTCTGGTACGCATAGCATTGTCGGATCGACCATTGGATTCAGTTTGGTCGCTCGTGGAACTCAAGGATTGCATTGGTGGACCTTAG GCAAAATTATTGGGTCTTGGTTCATATCGCCGGTGCTAAGTGGTATAACAAGTGTAGCTCTGTTCGCCTGCGTTCGAAGATTTATTTTGAACACGGCCAATCCGCTGAAGGCAGGACTTTTCGCTCTACCAATTTTCTACGGAGTTACTCTGTTTGTTAACGTATTCAGCATCGTTCACGATGGTCCAGAGC TACTTTATATGAATAACATACCAACATGGCTGGCATTTGCTGCTAGTTTGATTGTTGGACTAGTTACTGCTATTTTGGTTCAACTGTTCATTGTCCCGTGGCAACGACGAAAAATATTGGGACAAGGCCAAGCCAAAAAACCGGTCAAGTTCACGATCGAAGGTTCTAGCG AGTCAACACCGAGTGGCAGTCCGAAAAGTAAACGACGTCCAGCTTCGTTGATAGCCGATGGAAAGCCATTACCTTCGATCACCGAAACCACCGAATTGGTGTCTTTCAGAGACACTGCACCGCCGAGCGCGTACAAAGACAAAAGCCTAACGAAAAATCTGGACTTTTGCGATTTTTCCAAACTGTCGCCGATACCGAACGGAAACGGCTACAAAATCGATccgaaaattatcgaaaaagcTGAAAGTCTGCTGGGCAAAACGAGTCTTGACAATACCGACCTAACGATCACAAGTTTGAATTATATCGACGAACAGCAGCACGGCATTACGATACGAGGCTATTTCGATAGACAACAGAGCTATCGCTCACCGAGTTCGGTTGGACAAAG GGACGCCAAAATGTCACCTAATAACGTGAACGGTGATGTTAACATACCAATAACGGATCTACCGACATTGCCCACTCAAGTTTACATCGACACCAAAGCTGATCTGTGTAATGTGAACAGTGCGGGCAGTTTGGATCGTATGATATCAACCACATTGTCGCCGAATTCCAGTAAGCTTCCATTGATCGATGCCAAAGTACAAGTACCGTCAGACGAGCCGGAGGACGTGTCCGctctattttcatttttacaaattttaacgGCTTCATTTGGAAGTTTTGCTCACGGTGGCAATGATGTCAG CAACGCTATCGGACCACTCATAGCAATATTCATGATTTACGTGGAAGGATCTGTGATGCAAGCAACTGAACCGCCGATTTGGATTCTGTTATTCGGAGGGGTCGGAATATCACTTGGCTTATGGCTTTGGGGTAGACGTGTGATCGAAACTGTTGGCAATGATCTGACGAAAATAACTCCGTCAAC TGGGTTCACAATCGAGATTGGTGCAGCGATGACAGTGCTGCTGGCTAGTAAGATTGGCTTACCAATATCCACAACACATTGCAAAGTCGGATCGGTCGTTTTCGTTGGATATACAAATGCTCACAAAAATACACCCGAGGAAAATGCAGCTGGTGTACCACAAGAAAAAGCAGTCGACTGGAAACTGTTTCGAAACATTGTCTATGCGTGGGTGGTAACAG ttCCCATAGCGGCACTTCTCAGCGCTGGTTTTATGGTCATATTAACTAAATTAGTACTTTAA